From the Penaeus vannamei isolate JL-2024 unplaced genomic scaffold, ASM4276789v1 unanchor283, whole genome shotgun sequence genome, one window contains:
- the LOC113819380 gene encoding uncharacterized protein, which produces MSTVGEWNESLDNLDDLISCMGSLEREDIIYLDEYLVGETSPHSHSPSRWLALMKGESEEDQCEEVYCGERYDVESGTKGHEYSVFEEEDNADLIINLPQEQSAAQTKPSDLGKRSGTPSRSTKGVPKVKFVSYESLPASKAKLFLCELCGMKLSTREARRRHILAKHIKERKNFCKICGKAFIFKFALKAHKAVHSDNPRFNCVCGISFSVRASYMDHIKRIHRAASEMKYPCELCFKSFGDRQTLRIHLISVHKPKTISCTQKGCNKVFSTVGLMRNHYRYHLNRKFTCDECGRSFSTESYMYKHRLTHSGIRPHVCVDCGKTYLSASHLSKHRRMAHSTARPFQCSFCGKCYKTKDQVNYHESSHKGEKPFQCEVCGYATSYRNTYYAHRKKHFVKSSPDSTASNVQKSSMTVQSESSSELESSKHDDTSGKGKKTSDTPRYKGKSKDPSKTKSSNTQKKEEVTTLKGSSTGLVATSEDSVHFSETCSKQLSLQASDSRDIFKVKNVCDPNAESVEVIYVSPRSNAIRKMEQQPSLTVPSGNDQNVTFHMSSENSLKVDAEKCYLSYPAESPITQKKDQENEVSFKEAIQICGIPSSATDKGTGEKNMIMTGEKQNSCIILSSSGRCAVPTCESNDDSLLLIRVGDDSYIGVCRHHTFTDQLCDTPKDGDSAQESNEDDITLQAYDNVSIHITTHTEREGDEMITLATSDASLKTSGELNSVGELEAEIGDQTISLITLPEKYERVEIDTEDSLPHHSELGVELLKGQSIAHIEQPDANQPVKLSSSEVCPVEDFSTMIELDSGVASLSGHIVDDSLSLAQLEVVCPLCDEQFMCMDAYVTHLECSHN; this is translated from the exons ATGAGCACCGTTGGAGAATGGAACGAG AGTCTGGACAACCTAGATGACCTGATCAGCTGCATGGGAAGCCTAGAGAGGGAAGACATCATTTACCTGGATGAGTACCTGGTGGGAGAGACGAGTCCCCACTCGCACTCACCCAGTCGCTGGCTGGCCCTCATGAAAGGGGAGTCAGAGGAGGACCAGTGTGAAGAAGTGTATTGCGGAGAGAGATATGATGTGGAGAGTGGGACAAAAGGACATGAGTATAGTGTTTTTGAAGAAGAGGACAATGCAGATCTCATTATTAATTTGCCACa GGAGCAGTCAGCAGCTCAGACCAAGCCCTCTGATCTTGGTAAAAGGTCAGGAACACCATCAAGGTCCACAAAAGGAGTCCCAAAGGTTAAATTTGTCTCTTATGAGTCTCTGCCTGCCAGTAAAG CCAAGCTTTTCTTGTGTGAGCTGTGTGGGATGAAGCTCTCCACaagggaagcaaggaggaggcACATCCTAGCCAAGCACATCAAGGAACGGAAGAATTTCTGCAAAATCTGCGGGAAGGCCTTCATATTCAAATT TGCCCTAAAAGCCCACAAGGCAGTACACTCAGATAATCCACGCTTCAACTGTGTGTGCGGTATTTCATTCTCTGTGCGTGCATCGTACATGGACCACATCAAGAGAATCCACAGAGCTGCTTCTGAGATGAAATATCCATGTGAACTTTGCTTCAAATCCTTTGGTG ATCGCCAAACTCTGCGGATCCACTTGATATCAGTCCACAAGCCAAAGACGATATCTTGCACCCAGAAAGGCTGCAATAAGGTCTTTTCCACAGTTGGCCTCATGAGAAACCACTATAG GTACCACCTCAATCGAAAATTCACATGCGATGAGTGTGGGCGAAGCTTTTCCACAGAATCCTACATGTACAAACATCGTCTCACTCATTCAG GCATACGACCACACGTCTGTGTTGACTGCGGGAAGACATACTTGAGTGCGTCCCATCTCAGCAAGCACAGGCGCATGGCCCACTCCACTGCCAGACCCTTCCAATGCTCCTTCTGCGGGAAGTGTTACAAGACCAAAGATCAGGTCAACTATCATGAAAGTAGCCACAAAG GTGAGAAGCCTTTCCAGTGTGAGGTCTGTGGGTATGCTACATCATACAGGAATACTTACTATGCTCACAGGAAGAAGCACTTTGTAAAAAGTTCTCCAGATAGTACAGCCTCAAATGTACAAAAAAGTTCCATGACTGTACAGAGTGAGTCGTCATCTGAATTAGAATCATCAAAACATGATGATACATCTGGCAAAGGAAAGAAGACATCAGACACGCCAAGATACAAAGGAAAATCAAAAGACCCTTCCAAAACTAAGAGCAGCAATACTCAGAAAAAAGAGGAGGTAACCACCCTTAAAGGTTCCAGTACAGGCTTGGTTGCTACAAGTGAAGACAGTGTACATTTTTCTGAGACCTGTTCCAAGCAGCTTTCTTTGCAAGCATCAGACAGCAGAGATATCTTTAAAGTAAAGAATGTGTGTGATCCTAATGCTGAATCTGTAGAAGTTATTTATGTTTCACCGAGATCCAACGCCATCCGGAAAATGGAACAGCAGCCATCCTTGACAGTACCTTCTGGCAATGATCAAAATGTAACATTTCACATGAGCAGTGAAAATTCCCTGAAAGTAGATGCAGAAAAATGTTACCTGTCATACCCTGCTGAATCTCCTATCACTCAGAAAAAAGATCAGGAAAATGAGGTTTCCTTCAAGGAGGCTATTCAGATTTGTGGCATTCCGTCATCTGCAACAGATAAAGGTACTGGAGAGAAAAACATGATCATGACAGGCGAAAAACAGAATTCCTGTATTATATTATCAAGTAGCGGGAGGTGTGCAGTGCCAACATGTGAGAGCAATGATGATTCCCTCTTGCTTATTAGAGTAGGAGACGATTCATACATAGGCGTTTGCAGACATCACACTTTCACTGACCAGTTGTGTGATACTCCAAAGGATGGTGATTCAGCACAAGAGTCAAATGAGGATGACATTACCCTGCAGGCATATGACAATGTGAGCATCCACATTACAACTCACACTGAAAGAGAGGGGGACGAAATGATCACTTTAGCAACTTCCGATGCATCCTTGAAAACTTCTGGAGAACTCAACAGTGTGGGTGAACTAGAGGCTGAAATTGGAGACCAAACCATCTCACTGATTACATTGCCAGAAAAGTATGAGAGGGTTGAAATAGACACAGAGGATTCCTTGCCCCATCATTCTGAACTAGGAGTAGAACTGCTTAAgggtcagagtatagcacacatTGAGCAGCCAGATGCCAATCAACCTGTAAAATTAAGCTCAAGTGAGGTGTGTCCAGTAGAGGATTTCTCAACCATGATTGAGTTGGATTCTGGGGTTGCAAGTTTATCTGGGCACATTGTAGACGACTCGCTCAGCTTGGCACAGCTAGAAGTCGTATGCCCACTCTGTGATGAACAGTTCATGTGCATGGACGCATATGTCACTCACTTAGAATGTAGTCATAATTAG
- the LOC138860938 gene encoding peroxidase-like protein 3, protein MIQHVTYAEYLPLVLGRYAQRLRLRPLNSGYSSTYSPGIDATVANVFGTAAFRFVHSMIAESLRLSPTNYVNLIDSFAKDTAASGDCARPSILKGLASSPADPVDHFFAPTLHNSFGASLDRPVGSDLYALDVQVRGRLEQ, encoded by the exons ATGATCCAACACGTGACCTACGCGGAGTACCTTCCCCTGGTGCTGGGTCGGTACGCGCAGAGGTTACGGCTCAGGCCCCTGAACTCGGGCTACTCCAGCACCTACTCGCCCGGAATCGATGCCACTGTTGCTAACGTCTTCGGAACGGCGGCTTTCAG GTTCGTCCACTCCATGATCGCGGAGTCCCTGAGGCTGAGTCCGACCAACTACGTAAACCTGATCGACTCCTTTGCGAAGGACACGGCGGCCTCCGGGGACTGCGCCCGCCCCTCCATCCTCAAGGGCCTGGCGAGTTCCCCGGCAGATCCCGTCGACCACTTCTTCGCCCCGACGCTTCACAACAGCTTCGGAGCCTCACTCGACCGCCCCGTCGGGTCCGATCTCTACGCGCTCGATGTTCAGGTTCGGGGAAGGCTAGAGCAGTAG
- the LOC113819369 gene encoding U6 snRNA-associated Sm-like protein LSm2, whose amino-acid sequence MLFYSFFKSLIGKDVVVELKNDLSICGTLHSVDQYLNIKLTDINVTDTEKYPHMLSVKNCFIRGSVVRYVQLPVDEVDTQLLQDAARREAQQQRQ is encoded by the exons ATG CTGTTCTACTCTTTCTTCAAATCCCTAATTGGGAAAGATGTGGTGGTAGAGCTAAAGAATGATCTcag CATCTGTGGGACTCTGCATTCAGTAGACCAGTATCTAAACATTAAACTCACAGACATCAACGTCACAGATACTGAGAAATACCCACACATG ctGTCCGTGAAGAATTGCTTCATCAGAGGGTCAGTCGTGCGATATGTGCAACTTCCTGTAGATGAAGTAGACACGCAGCTGCTCCAAGATGCGGCAAGGAGAGAAGCGCAGCAACAACGGCAGTAG